TCGACGGCCGCGCTGACGCTACGAACGCGCACAACCGTGGTCAGCATCGACGCAGCTTCGAACACATTCGACGCCATACGTGTGATCAAAGCACGCTGACTGTGGTGCTGCGGTCACATTGCTCGACCCTAAAGACGCTCACATGCCTCTCCCTCCGCCGCAGGCGCGTACCGGTTATCTGTCATTCGATGAGGTCATGCGACGGTGGCCGTAAGCCGCCATTGGTTAAGGCGGGAAGTAGCTGGGTGAAGGCGGGCATCAAAAGTGTGGGGTCTTTGTCCCATGGGAGGGCGAGCAGTTGCTTGACGCTGCGTCTGCCGCCAAAGGACCGCAAGGCGTCGAAGTCGGAGATGCTGAGCGCAAGCTGACCGGGCGCGGTGTGCGGGTCGCCCATCTGGACAGCTCCGAGCGAGGGCGTGGACAACCGGAATGACGGCAGCCGCGCATGCCGGATGAATTGGTCACCCGTCGTCGTCATGAAGCTCAATGCTGTCGTGAACGTGAGATCGCCAGTGCGAGAGCCAGGTTCACCCAACGCCCCGCGTATGTCGTGCTCATGCGTCAAGGTGTCGAAGACGAGTTGGCACACCCCAGCATCAGAGGCGAGGGCGAGATTCGTCGACACCGCATCAAGCGACTGCGCCCATCGAGCGAGCAACTCGTCGATGCTGTGCTCGCCTAGCCGTGCGACTTGCGCGTTCGCCCAGGGCGCGGTGCCTTTCTCGTCCAGGTTCAGCGCGACGATGTCTTGGGCGACGCCGACCAAATGCGCAACAACCTGTCTGATCGTCCAGCCAGGACATGCCGGGACTGGGAGTTCGGCGATGTCGTCGCGACCGCGCACCAGCGCATCGACCCGTGCGCAGATGCGGCGGTAGGCGACGGCCGCATCGTTCATCGAGACCAGTCGCGGCGCTTCGCCGTAATTCAGACCCATCGGGTCTCCCCTCTCTCGCGACACCGCCGCGGTCAGGGCCGACCCTACATCGAAATTAAGGAAATTAAGGAAACTATGTGGTAACGATAAGACCTGTCGGGTTCGTACGGGCGACTTTGGCGCACCGTCTGTGCGCCCACGCATCGGTCAGAACGTGTTGAACAAGTACAACTCCAGGGACTCGAAGAGGCTCGCGAATGCTCCGCTGCTGGCGAGCCCATGCTCGACTGCGCCGATAAGTGCGTCGAGGGTGTTGATGTTGTCCGAGATATCGATTTGTGTGAGGTCACCGTCGATCGAGGTGGTGGCATCGGCGATTTGCGTCGGTGTCAGGCCCAGATATGCCGTGTGCGTGGTGAACACGTTGATCAATGCGTTCATCAGGCCGCCAGCCGTGAAGTCTTGTTGGAAGTCGGCAATGCCGTCGCCGTCGAGTGTGTAGATCGTCGTCGGATACAGATCGTTTGGCGTCAGGTGTTCCACGGCGCTGTCCATTCCAAGCGCGTTGAGGATGGCGGTCTCCTGACTCGAGCCGTGGCCGTACACCGAGTCGAGGGCCGGCACTAGGTTGGGCCCGATTCCGCTCGGGAGGGAGGGGTCGCCGATGAACACGAAGTGCAGATCGTCGCTGGGAATGCCGTCTTGGGCGAGCTGTGACATGGCGATCGATTCCGCAGTCGCGCTCTGTGAGTAGCCGAAGATCGTGAGCGGGTGCTCGGCGTTGAAAGCGCCTGGGTTGACGTCGAATTCGTTACGCACGGCGAGAACGACGTCGTCGGCGTCGGTCACACTGCTGGGGCCCTGCTGGAATAGTTCGGGGGTGGTCAACACCTGCAGCGGTGCGGCACAGGGGTCGGTGGCGACCATATCGCAGACCGTCGACGAGGTCGCGCCACCGTCGAAACCCAGCGGATGCAAATACAGGTTCTCGGCGGCTTGGGCAAAGGACGTCGACGGGGTGGGCTCGCCCGTTCCGCCGAGGATGATCGCCGTCTCGCTGCCCCAGAGCGGGTCGTCCGCGTCGCCGAATGCGGTCGCCGCCGTCAGCACGGACGTCAGCGCCATCACCACGCCGCCAGCGCCCGCCAGTAAGCCGAACCGCGGCCAATCCGACACCCGACCAATCATCTTGACCCCTTCAAACCCGCTCGACCGAACGCCAACAAAAATAGACAAAGTAAGCAAAACGTATCATTTCGGTGCGGTGCGCGCCGGGAGTTTGGCGAACGAATATGCCGCGGGGGACGCTGGTAGGCCAAAAATGCTGACAGCAGCACTAGTCTTCAGCCCAGGTAGAGAACTGCAAACCCGCAGCCCAGCGAGAAGTCAGGACACCAGGATTGCCTACGTCGCCCCGGCGCCGAGGCCGCCCGCCAGGCGGTGGCAACACCGCGGAGCAGACGCGCGAAATCCTCCTCGACGCTGCCGAACGCTCGTTCACGGTCCGCGGCCACCGCCGTTCCACCATGGAAGTCATCGCACAGGACGCCGGCTACTCACGGGCCGCGCTTTACCGCCAGTTCCCCAACCGTGAAAGCCTTGACGCCGCGCTTATTCAGCGGACGACGCAACGGCACATGATGCGCCTGCTCGAGGGCCGCGACAGCATGGACCCCATCGAGACCGTCGTGGAAATTCTGGTGATCGTCGCCACTGAACTTGCCCACGACCCGCTCCTTCGAACCATCTCCGAGGCGGCCGACGAGGGCACGGTGGCCCAGATGCTGGCTAACAGCGCCACAGTCAGCCGGCTCGCAGAACCGACGATCGAAGCTATCCTCCGCCAAGACGACGGGGAGCGGTTCCGAAGCGGCATCCGTCCGCAAGACCTCACCCAGTTTCTCACCACGACTGCCCTGAGCTTGCTGCTCGGCATCGTTCCCGACAGCGAAAACGCCGACGTCGCAAGAGATTACATCGAGACCTTTATTCTTCCCGCCTTCATCAACGATCCACCACAGCCACGCGTGGTGTTCCCCTTGCGGGTCGACAACGACCCAGGCTAGGAGGCTGCTCGGCGTAGACGTCGCACATCGTGTTCGGCGCAGCCCACGCGGTCGGCGGCCTCGGCGATCGATAGCTCCGGATTGAGCAGGGTCTGCATTTCCTCAGCCGAGAATGACGGTTCGACATCCCATGGTGCCTGATCCCAGCCGGCGTCAGAAAAACCGGCAAACAGAGGGTCGCTCATGATGTTTCCTCGGATCATGTGAGGACCAGCGTCCCACGTGAAATAAAGAACTCCGGCTGCTGGCTGCGCCGCATGATTATGTGCCGATTTTAACGGTGCCGGTGCCTGTTCGCAGCGCGAGAAGATCTCGGTCGGCCTGTAGCCGAACGTGTTTCACTCAGAGATCGAGGACGAGGGTCTCTGATGCCGGCGACGGGGTGGACACGCAGAGCAGGATGCTGCCTGGGGCGGGCGGTTCGAGGGGTTCCAGGTTGTAGTGCACCTGCCCGGACAGGAGCGCCGTCTCGCAGTTGTGACAGACGCCGGTACGACATGACCATCGGGTCGGCACGTCACAGGCCTCCGCGAATTCGAGGAGACTGCCGTAGCTGGGCGACCACTGGACGGCTATTGCGCTGCGGGCGAACTGAATTGCGGGCCCTGGGCCGGTCGGACCTTCCGGCGGATGCGGAGATTTGGCTTCGGTGGCGGCAATACCGGGGGTGAGGGCTGCCCGTGCGCCGAATTTCTCCAGGTGCACGTTGGCAGGATCGACGCCACACGTGGCGAGCGCCTCAGCCATTGCGTCCATAAATGATTCCGGTCCGCAGATGAAAGCTTGCGCGTTGGTGGGCAACCCCAGGCGGCTGAGTTCACCGACGGAGAGCCGGCCCTGCTTGTCGTACTCCTCGCCCAGGCGGTCCGTGCCGCCCGGCCGACTGTAGAAAACAGCGGACTGCCAACGGGGCAGCGTGTTCAGCAACCCGCGAGCCTCCGCGGCGAACGGGTGTTCGGTGCCGTCGCGCGCACCGTAGAGCCACCAGACTGGACGCGTCGACGCCGACGTCGCCAACGAATGCAGCATGGACAATACGGGCGTTGCGCCGACCCCGGCCGACAGCAGGATGACCGGCTCGTTGCCGTCGTCGAGAAAGAACGCGCCGCGCGGGGCCGCGACATCGAGGACATCGTCGGGCCGGACATGGGCATGGATGTAGGAACTGACGGTGCCTGAGGGCTCCCGTTTGACGCTGATCCGGTAGGTGCCCGACCCAGGGTCGTTGGACAGCGAGTAATTCCGGATCAGCGGCGCGCCGTCAGGACCGGCTGGCACCCGCACCGTGATCGACTGGCCGGGCAGCCATTTGGGCAATGCCGTGTTGTCGGGGTCGGCCAGGGAAATCGAGCGCACGCTATGGCTTTCGTCGTGGATTCCGATCACACGCAATTGTCGGAAGCCCGGCCAAGCGGGTGGCGGGGTGCTGCTGCCGGTCAGACCGCTGTTGCCGGCCGCCGTGCCGGTGTCCTGATCCAGTAGCTTCTGCAGTGACCACTTCCAACCGGGGCTGAGCGCTGGGATACCAAGGGCGCGTTGTAATGCGTCACGGCGATGGCCTGGTAGGTAGAGCAGCGCATCGATCTCGGCGACGGTGATCTTTTCCGGCCCGTCAGCGATCTTCTCAATGGCCTGGCCGGCTTCGACTTCACCTTCGGCCAATACGCGGCAGTAGAAGCCCGGCCGCCGATGTGACACCAACAGCGCAGGCATACGCGGTTCGCCGAGTCGGATACCTACTCGGTAGCAAGTGACGCGCGGCTGGGTGACCTCCAGCACCGCTTCACCGATGCGGTAGCGGTCTCCGATGCAGACCTCGTCGTCGGGAAGCCCGTCGACGGTGAAGTTTTCACCGAATGCCCCCGGCTCTAAGTCGCTCCGACCTAGTTCGGCCGCCCAGTGGTCATACGACGCGAGTTGGTAGACCAGCACCGCCCGGATTTCTCCACCGTGGCCGGCCAGATCACCTTGGCCGTCTCCGTCGATGTTGAGGCGGCGGACCATGCGCGGACCCGTCACCGGAGACTTCCAAATCCCGGTGTAGACATTACGGCCCTGCCACGCAACGTCTTTCGGCATACCGACGTTCACCGAGACTAGCTTGGCCATGTCACACACCTCGTCGGGGGTTGGAGCCGCTTCGGGCAGTCATCGGAATTCTTGCGCAATATGTCGCTGTTCGCCAGAAACGCTAACGGGTGATCATCCCGTATTCGGCGTGAATGTGTAAGTCTCGCCGTGCGCAAGATAGACAAATTCTGTTGCCGCATACGATCTTTCGGCCGCACGCTTGAAGTCGTCGAGCCCCGACAGGAAGACCGAGAAATCGTTGTAGTGAATCGGGATGGCGGTGTGAGGTTTGGTGATCTCCACGGCGCGTACTGCCTGCTCGCCGGTCATCGTGACCACGGTGACGAGGAAGGTGGTGCCACCAGTGTGGATTAAGCCCAGGTCGATGTCGGGGAAGCGGGTAGGGATGTCCTCGAGGGCGTCGACGAGCATCGTGTCCCCGGTGATGTAAAGCCGGTACAACAGCTCGTCATTGCGGCCGAAGTCGAGTACGTGACCGTTGACCGGCATGAGCAGCTCCTCGACGGCGTCGTCGGCGGCGTGCTTGGCCGGCATCGCGGTGATGGTCAGCGCCGCGTCACCTTTGCTGACTTTGAGGGATTCCCAGGTGTCGAGGGGATATCCTCGGTCGAACCCGAGCTTGTTCAATTTGCCCACCGCGTCGGCGGTCGTGACGATGGGTAGCGTCTTGTCGAGTTCTCGGGCGGCGACGTCGTCGAAATGGTCGCCGTGGTAGTGCGATAACACGATGAGATCGATCGGCGGCAGATCGGCTATTTGGCAGGCCGGCTCGACCTCGCGTCGTGCCCAAATGCCGTGACCTAGATGCACATGCTCGCCTTTGTGGAGGAAGGCTGGGTCGGTCAGCACCGTCAGACCGCCATAGCGGATCAATGTTGTGGCGTTGCCGATGAAGTAAACGTGGCCTTCGGTGAAGTCAGCGTTCTCTTCACCGAACAGCTCAAGCGAGTTCATCTGCGCTCCCATGCTATTTCGGTAATTGCGTCTTCATGGCTGTGACGACCTGTTCGGTGTACGGGACGGCGTGCGCCAGGAATGCGTAGTTCACTAGCGCCGCCTGATAGCCGTCGCCGTGGACCGGATGACGGGGGCCGGCGGTTGCATCGCGGACGACCGCGACCTGGAATCCTTGCTCGAGCAGGTCCCGCAGGTGGGACTCCACGCACATATTGGCAAGCATGCCGCACAGAACCACCCTGCTGATGCAGCGTTTCCGGAGTTGGAGTACGAGGTCGTTGGTTTGGGGGCCCCATACCTTGTGAGGGCTGGCCACCACGGTCGCCGCGTCGTCGATGAACGGCTTGAGTCGATCGATCCAATCCGCACCTGAACCAGCGAAGCCGTCCAGATTCAACGGCCCTGTGCGGCTAAAGGCATTGGTGCGCAACTCATCTGATTCCAGAGGACCGCTGAACAGCCAGCTATGATCGGTGGGGTAGAAGTAGTGAGGCGAGATGAACAGCGTGAAGCCGGCGGTTTTGGCCGCCTCGAGAATCTCGGCGAGATGCTCGACCGTTTGATTCTCGATGACGCTGTCGCGCACCAATTCCCAGCTTTTACCCGTGGGGCTCAGGACGTCGTTCTGCGGATCGATGACGACGATGGCGGTGTCGGAGGGACTATATGCGAAGGGAGGCGCCGGTTGCGTCGTCACGATCGTCGTCACCGCCCCTGCCGAATGAATTCCAGGAGGTCGGCATTGATGACGTCCGCGTGAACGGTCGGCATGCCGTGAGGATAACCGCGATAGGTCTTCAGGTACCCATTTTTCAACAGCTGCGCCGACCGGGGTCCCGAGGCGGCGTATGGCACGATCTGGTCGTCGTCACCGTGCATGACCAGCACCGGAACCGTGATTTTCTCGAGGTCTTCGGTGAAGTCGGTCTGTGAGAACGCGACGATCCCGTCGTAATGAGCCTTCGCGCTACCCATCATGGCTTGCCGCCACCAGTTGCTCACGATCGCACCCGAGGCAGCTGCGCCCGGCCGGTTGAAGCCATAGAAAGGCCCGGAGGCCAACTCCCGGTACAAGATCGATCGGTTGGCGGCGAGCTGGTCTTGCAGCCTGTCGAACACCTCGACCGGTTGGCCGCCGGGGTTTGTCGCGGTCTGAACCATCAGCGGTGGGACCGCACTGAGCAGCGCTGCCTTGGCGACTCGGCCTTGGTCGTGGCGCGCCAGATAGCAGACTACTTCGCCGCCGCCGGTGGAGTGGCCCACCAGGATGGCGTCCCGCAAGTCGAGATGGTCGACCAGCGAGGCGAGGTCGTCGGCGTAGTGGTCCATGTCGTGGCCTTCGCCGGTTTGGCTGGACCGTCCGTGGCCCCTTCGATCGTGGGCGATCACCCGGT
This genomic stretch from Mycobacterium paraterrae harbors:
- a CDS encoding PE-PPE domain-containing protein, whose translation is MIGRVSDWPRFGLLAGAGGVVMALTSVLTAATAFGDADDPLWGSETAIILGGTGEPTPSTSFAQAAENLYLHPLGFDGGATSSTVCDMVATDPCAAPLQVLTTPELFQQGPSSVTDADDVVLAVRNEFDVNPGAFNAEHPLTIFGYSQSATAESIAMSQLAQDGIPSDDLHFVFIGDPSLPSGIGPNLVPALDSVYGHGSSQETAILNALGMDSAVEHLTPNDLYPTTIYTLDGDGIADFQQDFTAGGLMNALINVFTTHTAYLGLTPTQIADATTSIDGDLTQIDISDNINTLDALIGAVEHGLASSGAFASLFESLELYLFNTF
- a CDS encoding MOSC and FAD-binding oxidoreductase domain-containing protein — its product is MAKLVSVNVGMPKDVAWQGRNVYTGIWKSPVTGPRMVRRLNIDGDGQGDLAGHGGEIRAVLVYQLASYDHWAAELGRSDLEPGAFGENFTVDGLPDDEVCIGDRYRIGEAVLEVTQPRVTCYRVGIRLGEPRMPALLVSHRRPGFYCRVLAEGEVEAGQAIEKIADGPEKITVAEIDALLYLPGHRRDALQRALGIPALSPGWKWSLQKLLDQDTGTAAGNSGLTGSSTPPPAWPGFRQLRVIGIHDESHSVRSISLADPDNTALPKWLPGQSITVRVPAGPDGAPLIRNYSLSNDPGSGTYRISVKREPSGTVSSYIHAHVRPDDVLDVAAPRGAFFLDDGNEPVILLSAGVGATPVLSMLHSLATSASTRPVWWLYGARDGTEHPFAAEARGLLNTLPRWQSAVFYSRPGGTDRLGEEYDKQGRLSVGELSRLGLPTNAQAFICGPESFMDAMAEALATCGVDPANVHLEKFGARAALTPGIAATEAKSPHPPEGPTGPGPAIQFARSAIAVQWSPSYGSLLEFAEACDVPTRWSCRTGVCHNCETALLSGQVHYNLEPLEPPAPGSILLCVSTPSPASETLVLDL
- a CDS encoding MBL fold metallo-hydrolase; the encoded protein is MNSLELFGEENADFTEGHVYFIGNATTLIRYGGLTVLTDPAFLHKGEHVHLGHGIWARREVEPACQIADLPPIDLIVLSHYHGDHFDDVAARELDKTLPIVTTADAVGKLNKLGFDRGYPLDTWESLKVSKGDAALTITAMPAKHAADDAVEELLMPVNGHVLDFGRNDELLYRLYITGDTMLVDALEDIPTRFPDIDLGLIHTGGTTFLVTVVTMTGEQAVRAVEITKPHTAIPIHYNDFSVFLSGLDDFKRAAERSYAATEFVYLAHGETYTFTPNTG
- a CDS encoding TetR/AcrR family transcriptional regulator → MEVIAQDAGYSRAALYRQFPNRESLDAALIQRTTQRHMMRLLEGRDSMDPIETVVEILVIVATELAHDPLLRTISEAADEGTVAQMLANSATVSRLAEPTIEAILRQDDGERFRSGIRPQDLTQFLTTTALSLLLGIVPDSENADVARDYIETFILPAFINDPPQPRVVFPLRVDNDPG
- a CDS encoding cysteine hydrolase, producing the protein MTTQPAPPFAYSPSDTAIVVIDPQNDVLSPTGKSWELVRDSVIENQTVEHLAEILEAAKTAGFTLFISPHYFYPTDHSWLFSGPLESDELRTNAFSRTGPLNLDGFAGSGADWIDRLKPFIDDAATVVASPHKVWGPQTNDLVLQLRKRCISRVVLCGMLANMCVESHLRDLLEQGFQVAVVRDATAGPRHPVHGDGYQAALVNYAFLAHAVPYTEQVVTAMKTQLPK
- a CDS encoding alpha/beta fold hydrolase, whose translation is MNRVTTRDGVEIYYKDWGSGQPIVFSHGWPLSADDWDTQMLFFLGHGYRVIAHDRRGHGRSSQTGEGHDMDHYADDLASLVDHLDLRDAILVGHSTGGGEVVCYLARHDQGRVAKAALLSAVPPLMVQTATNPGGQPVEVFDRLQDQLAANRSILYRELASGPFYGFNRPGAAASGAIVSNWWRQAMMGSAKAHYDGIVAFSQTDFTEDLEKITVPVLVMHGDDDQIVPYAASGPRSAQLLKNGYLKTYRGYPHGMPTVHADVINADLLEFIRQGR
- a CDS encoding maleylpyruvate isomerase family mycothiol-dependent enzyme, whose translation is MGLNYGEAPRLVSMNDAAVAYRRICARVDALVRGRDDIAELPVPACPGWTIRQVVAHLVGVAQDIVALNLDEKGTAPWANAQVARLGEHSIDELLARWAQSLDAVSTNLALASDAGVCQLVFDTLTHEHDIRGALGEPGSRTGDLTFTTALSFMTTTGDQFIRHARLPSFRLSTPSLGAVQMGDPHTAPGQLALSISDFDALRSFGGRRSVKQLLALPWDKDPTLLMPAFTQLLPALTNGGLRPPSHDLIE